A section of the Subtercola frigoramans genome encodes:
- the glpK gene encoding glycerol kinase GlpK has protein sequence MSEQYVIAIDQGTTSSRAIIFTHEGTIVSTGQKEHEQIFPKAGWVEHNPIEIWDNVREVIGQALSKANLTRHDIAAIGITNQRETAVVWNKKTGLPVYNAIVWQDTRTQPIVDRLAADGGVERFKKTVGLPLATYFSGTKIVWILENVDGAREAADAGDLLFGTTDTWVLWNLTGGVDGGVHATDVTNASRTLFMDLETLQWRDDILEAFKVPKSMLPEIKSSSEVYGVASDNSLLREVPVSGILGDQQAATFGQAAFDAGESKNTYGTGNFLIFNTDTEIVHSKNGLLTTLGYKLGDAPAHYALEGSIAVTGSLIQWLRDNLGIISSAAEVEDLAKTVDDNGGAYFVPAFSGLFAPYWRSDARGALVGLTRYVNKGHIARAALEATAFQTREVLDAVNADSGVDLTELKVDGGMIANNLLMQFQADILGVPVVRPVVAETTALGAAYAAGLAVGYWANLDDLRANWQEDSRWTPNMDSAERDRQMRNWKKAVTKTLDWVDADTE, from the coding sequence ATGAGCGAGCAATACGTCATCGCGATCGACCAGGGAACCACGAGTTCCAGGGCCATCATCTTCACCCACGAAGGCACGATCGTCAGCACAGGCCAGAAAGAGCATGAGCAGATCTTCCCGAAGGCGGGCTGGGTCGAGCACAACCCGATCGAGATCTGGGACAACGTCCGTGAGGTCATCGGCCAGGCACTCTCCAAGGCCAACCTGACCCGCCACGACATCGCGGCCATCGGTATCACCAACCAGCGCGAGACCGCTGTCGTCTGGAACAAGAAGACCGGCCTGCCGGTCTACAACGCGATCGTCTGGCAGGACACCCGCACGCAGCCGATCGTCGACCGCCTCGCGGCCGACGGTGGCGTTGAACGTTTCAAGAAGACGGTCGGCCTTCCGCTGGCGACCTACTTCTCGGGAACCAAGATCGTCTGGATCCTCGAGAACGTCGACGGAGCACGCGAAGCCGCAGACGCCGGCGACCTCCTCTTCGGCACCACTGACACCTGGGTGCTCTGGAACCTGACCGGCGGAGTCGACGGTGGCGTACACGCGACCGACGTCACCAACGCCTCGCGCACGCTCTTCATGGACCTCGAGACGCTGCAGTGGCGCGACGACATCCTCGAAGCGTTCAAAGTGCCGAAGTCGATGCTGCCCGAGATCAAGTCGTCTTCCGAGGTCTACGGGGTGGCCAGCGACAACAGCCTGCTTCGCGAGGTGCCTGTCTCGGGCATCCTCGGCGACCAGCAGGCGGCGACCTTCGGCCAGGCGGCGTTCGACGCCGGCGAGTCGAAGAACACCTACGGCACCGGTAACTTCCTCATCTTCAACACCGACACTGAGATCGTGCACTCCAAGAACGGTCTGCTCACCACGCTCGGCTACAAGCTCGGAGACGCACCGGCGCACTACGCGCTCGAAGGTTCGATCGCCGTCACCGGTTCGCTCATCCAGTGGCTGCGCGACAACCTGGGCATCATCTCCTCTGCCGCCGAGGTCGAAGACCTGGCCAAGACGGTCGACGACAACGGTGGCGCGTACTTCGTGCCCGCGTTCTCGGGCCTGTTCGCGCCGTACTGGCGATCGGATGCCCGTGGCGCGCTCGTGGGCCTGACCCGGTACGTCAACAAGGGTCACATCGCGCGTGCCGCACTCGAGGCGACCGCATTCCAGACCCGCGAAGTTCTCGACGCGGTCAACGCCGATTCTGGCGTGGACCTGACCGAGCTCAAGGTTGACGGCGGCATGATCGCCAACAACCTGCTCATGCAGTTCCAGGCCGACATTCTCGGTGTGCCGGTCGTTCGCCCGGTTGTCGCAGAGACTACCGCTCTGGGTGCTGCCTACGCTGCCGGCCTTGCGGTCGGCTACTGGGCCAACCTCGACGACCTACGCGCCAACTGGCAGGAAGACAGCCGCTGGACTCCGAACATGGATTCTGCCGAGCGCGACCGCCAGATGCGCAACTGGAAGAAGGCCGTCACGAAGACCCTCGACTGGGTTGACGCCGACACCGAATAA
- a CDS encoding MIP/aquaporin family protein, translating to MDGLGIDFVSELVGTALLVLLGTGVVANVALTKNKGFNGGFLMVNIGWGLAVFAGVIVSYASGAHLNPAVTLGLWASGAKEFGQGVAVDFLSIITYIGAQLLGAIIGAVFTWLAYKQHFDEEPEPANKLGVFSTGPAIRSYGWNVITEIIGTFVLVFVVIGFGRQPAGGGLAALGALPVALLVIGIGASLGGPTGYAINPARDLGPRIAHALLPIKGKGGSDWSYSWVPVVGPIIGGVIAGLVSSPLLPLLPGFPK from the coding sequence GTGGACGGTTTAGGTATTGATTTCGTTTCGGAGCTGGTGGGCACAGCCCTGCTTGTGCTCCTTGGTACTGGAGTCGTGGCGAACGTAGCCCTGACGAAGAACAAGGGCTTCAACGGCGGCTTCCTCATGGTGAACATCGGCTGGGGCCTCGCGGTCTTTGCTGGTGTCATCGTCTCGTACGCCTCAGGTGCGCACCTGAACCCGGCCGTGACGCTTGGACTCTGGGCATCCGGTGCCAAGGAGTTCGGCCAGGGAGTCGCAGTCGACTTCCTGTCGATCATCACGTACATCGGGGCCCAGCTGCTCGGTGCCATCATCGGTGCCGTCTTCACCTGGCTTGCGTACAAGCAGCACTTCGACGAGGAGCCAGAACCGGCCAACAAGCTCGGCGTGTTCTCGACAGGCCCCGCGATCCGCTCCTACGGGTGGAACGTCATCACGGAGATCATCGGCACCTTCGTGCTGGTCTTTGTCGTGATCGGCTTCGGTCGCCAGCCCGCCGGTGGCGGACTCGCCGCACTCGGAGCTCTTCCCGTCGCCCTGCTGGTCATCGGTATCGGCGCCTCCCTCGGTGGCCCGACCGGGTATGCCATCAACCCTGCGCGTGACCTCGGCCCGCGTATCGCTCACGCCCTGCTGCCCATCAAGGGCAAGGGTGGTTCCGACTGGTCGTACTCCTGGGTGCCCGTCGTAGGCCCGATCATCGGTGGTGTGATCGCCGGTCTCGTCTCGAGCCCGTTGCTGCCGTTGCTTCCCGGCTTCCCGAAATAG
- a CDS encoding glycerol-3-phosphate dehydrogenase/oxidase, translating to MTDNNASDTSSAHSPATALRSDVQAIIDRPSAQVLIIGGGINGVGTFRDLALQGVDVILIERSDFVSGASAASSHMIHGGVRYLENGEFRLVRESVQERNRLMRLAPHYVKPLPTTIPIFSTFSGILSAPLRLLTHKQGGKAKERGALLIKVGLTGYDSFSRDGGSVPRHEFKGHKKSMQKFPKLRDSVKYTARYFDAAVENPERLALDIIGDGRAAATGGTAHARSVNYVEAIGDSEGGVLLRDTVSGREFSVKADVIVNTSGPWTDLTNKALGKATSYMGGTKGSHIVLDNPELYTACAGGEIFFENNDGRIVLIYPLNGRVLVGTTDIDADPSEPSVCTEEEVDYFFELVSHVFPTIPVDRSQIVFRYSGIRPLPKHDDTAPGFVSRDYRIEQTVFAGDKKTPVLSLVGGKWTTWRALSEHLTNEALALLKKSRTVSTEDLQIGGGVGFPATPAATKAWVAEHSAGLSPERTAQLLKRYGTKATAVIAHIAEQPDDTPLTSLPEYSTAEIDYLVKSEYVVHLTDVVLRRTIVAFVGGLTQPVFDELSALIGKQLGWSANQLTSERSLAVENLVFFHGLSLTAPAVAPAHS from the coding sequence GTGACTGACAACAACGCGAGTGACACCTCATCGGCACATTCCCCGGCCACTGCTCTACGCAGTGACGTCCAGGCGATCATCGATCGCCCCTCGGCGCAGGTGCTCATCATCGGCGGCGGCATCAACGGGGTGGGCACGTTCCGTGACCTGGCCCTGCAGGGCGTCGACGTCATCCTCATCGAACGGAGCGACTTCGTCTCTGGTGCGTCAGCGGCCTCGAGCCACATGATCCACGGCGGCGTGCGCTACCTCGAGAACGGTGAATTCCGCCTCGTGCGCGAATCAGTGCAGGAGCGCAACCGGCTCATGCGCCTCGCGCCCCACTACGTGAAGCCTCTTCCCACGACCATCCCGATCTTCTCGACGTTCTCGGGGATTCTGTCGGCGCCGCTGCGGTTGCTCACGCACAAGCAGGGTGGCAAGGCGAAGGAGCGCGGCGCGCTTCTGATCAAGGTCGGCCTGACCGGCTACGACTCGTTTTCGCGCGACGGAGGCTCCGTGCCGCGCCACGAGTTCAAGGGCCACAAGAAGTCCATGCAGAAGTTCCCGAAGCTGCGCGACTCGGTGAAGTACACGGCCCGATACTTCGACGCTGCCGTGGAGAACCCCGAGCGGCTCGCGCTCGACATCATCGGCGATGGTCGTGCCGCGGCAACGGGTGGCACCGCTCACGCCCGAAGCGTGAACTACGTCGAGGCGATCGGTGACTCTGAGGGCGGCGTGCTTCTTCGTGACACCGTCAGCGGCCGTGAATTCAGCGTCAAAGCTGACGTCATCGTGAACACTTCCGGCCCGTGGACCGACCTGACGAACAAGGCCCTGGGCAAGGCGACCTCCTATATGGGAGGAACCAAGGGATCGCACATCGTGCTCGACAACCCTGAGCTCTACACGGCATGCGCCGGCGGCGAGATCTTCTTCGAGAACAACGACGGCCGTATCGTGCTGATCTACCCTCTCAACGGCCGTGTTCTGGTCGGCACCACCGACATCGACGCGGACCCGAGCGAGCCGAGCGTGTGCACCGAAGAGGAGGTCGACTACTTCTTCGAACTGGTCTCGCACGTTTTCCCAACGATTCCGGTCGACCGTTCGCAGATCGTCTTCCGGTACTCGGGCATCCGCCCGCTGCCGAAGCACGACGACACCGCGCCCGGTTTCGTCTCTCGCGACTACCGTATTGAGCAGACTGTGTTCGCCGGCGACAAGAAGACCCCGGTGCTCAGTCTTGTCGGCGGAAAATGGACGACCTGGCGGGCACTCAGCGAACACCTCACCAACGAGGCCCTCGCATTGCTGAAGAAGTCACGCACCGTGAGCACCGAAGACCTACAGATCGGCGGAGGGGTCGGCTTCCCGGCGACGCCCGCGGCCACGAAGGCCTGGGTCGCAGAGCACTCCGCTGGTCTCAGCCCCGAACGCACGGCACAACTGCTCAAACGCTACGGAACCAAGGCCACGGCAGTGATCGCGCACATCGCGGAGCAGCCCGACGACACTCCGTTGACCTCCCTGCCGGAGTACAGCACGGCAGAGATCGACTACCTCGTGAAATCGGAGTATGTCGTTCACCTCACCGATGTGGTGCTGCGCAGAACCATCGTGGCGTTCGTCGGTGGTCTGACTCAGCCCGTGTTCGACGAGCTGAGCGCATTGATCGGCAAGCAGCTCGGATGGTCGGCAAACCAGTTGACCTCGGAGCGCTCGCTCGCAGTGGAGAACCTCGTGTTCTTCCACGGGCTCAGCCTGACGGCCCCGGCCGTCGCGCCTGCCCACTCGTAA
- a CDS encoding sugar-binding transcriptional regulator, translated as MKAPVAEHPVANERMRDALRAAHLYYMQDLTMEAIASELHTSRSSVSRLISYAREAGLVEIQVKTPAERVSTALQRVQEKHHVTVHVVPVPDSANEVDRLERVAMSAARILNQFFDSNMTMGIAWGSTMSAVSRHLQPKVTHNSQIVQLNGAANTRTTGIVYASEIMSRFGTAYGAYVQQFPVPAFFDDPATKQVLWRERSIRRVLDIQKRMDVALFGLGTPNSEVPGHVYTSGYLDESDFQSLRASHVIGDVATVFYRADGSSSDVPMNARSSGPPLDQLAKVSRRVCVVSGKSRMPALRGALAAHLITDLIVDEATVHTLLEE; from the coding sequence ATGAAGGCACCCGTAGCCGAGCATCCGGTCGCCAATGAGCGCATGCGAGACGCGCTTCGCGCGGCGCACCTCTACTACATGCAGGATCTGACGATGGAGGCGATCGCCAGCGAGCTGCACACCTCACGATCATCCGTTTCGCGTCTGATCAGTTATGCCCGAGAAGCGGGCCTGGTCGAGATCCAGGTGAAGACCCCGGCCGAGCGCGTCTCGACGGCCCTGCAGCGCGTGCAGGAGAAACACCACGTGACCGTTCATGTGGTCCCGGTGCCCGACTCTGCGAACGAAGTCGACCGCCTCGAACGCGTCGCTATGTCGGCCGCACGTATTCTCAACCAGTTCTTCGACTCGAACATGACGATGGGCATCGCCTGGGGCAGCACGATGAGCGCCGTCAGCCGGCACCTTCAGCCCAAGGTGACCCACAACTCGCAGATCGTGCAGCTGAACGGTGCGGCCAACACCCGCACGACGGGCATCGTGTACGCCAGCGAGATCATGAGCCGGTTCGGTACGGCCTACGGCGCCTATGTGCAGCAGTTCCCCGTGCCGGCGTTCTTCGACGACCCCGCGACCAAGCAGGTGCTGTGGCGTGAGCGCAGCATCCGTCGCGTACTCGACATTCAGAAGCGCATGGATGTTGCACTCTTCGGCCTCGGAACCCCGAACTCCGAGGTGCCGGGCCATGTCTACACGAGCGGGTACCTCGACGAGAGCGACTTTCAGAGCCTGCGCGCCTCGCACGTGATCGGCGACGTGGCGACAGTGTTCTACCGGGCAGACGGTTCGTCGTCTGATGTGCCGATGAACGCGCGCTCGAGCGGGCCACCCCTCGACCAGCTGGCCAAGGTGTCGAGGCGTGTCTGTGTGGTGTCGGGCAAGTCGCGGATGCCCGCCCTGCGTGGCGCGCTGGCGGCCCACCTCATTACCGACCTGATCGTCGACGAGGCTACGGTGCACACACTCCTAGAGGAGTGA
- a CDS encoding aldo/keto reductase: MTVIGTSDLEVFPLALGGNVFGWTADTATSFEILDAFAAGGGNFLDTADSYSAWVPGNTGGESETIIGEWMTARGNRDQIVVATKVSQHPDFSGLKAANIRAAAHASLGRLGVDTIDLYFAHFDDADTPLEESAEAFDALVKEGVVRYIALSNYTAERVQEWLDIADANGFARPVALQPHYNLVHRNTFEDTLAPLAERESLGVVPYYSLASGFLTGKYRSAADTSSGSSPRASGAAEFAVPAGLAIIDELEKIGKAHGASITTTALAWLVAKPTIVAPIASASKPSQVPDLLAVASVTLTPDEVASLDAVSAWKP; encoded by the coding sequence ATGACTGTCATCGGCACCAGTGATCTCGAAGTCTTCCCGCTCGCCCTCGGCGGCAACGTCTTCGGGTGGACGGCCGACACGGCCACTTCATTCGAGATCCTCGACGCCTTCGCTGCCGGAGGCGGCAACTTCCTCGACACCGCTGATTCCTACTCGGCCTGGGTCCCCGGCAATACGGGTGGCGAATCCGAGACGATCATCGGCGAGTGGATGACCGCCAGAGGCAACCGCGACCAGATCGTCGTCGCAACCAAGGTGAGCCAGCACCCCGACTTCTCGGGATTGAAGGCCGCGAACATCCGTGCCGCTGCCCACGCCTCGCTCGGGCGTCTCGGTGTCGACACGATCGATCTCTACTTCGCGCACTTCGACGACGCCGACACCCCCCTCGAGGAGTCGGCTGAGGCATTCGACGCACTGGTGAAGGAGGGCGTCGTGCGCTACATCGCCTTGTCGAACTACACCGCCGAGCGCGTGCAGGAATGGCTCGACATCGCAGACGCGAATGGTTTCGCCCGGCCGGTCGCCCTGCAGCCGCACTACAACCTCGTGCACCGCAACACCTTCGAAGACACGCTCGCGCCGCTGGCAGAAAGGGAGAGCCTCGGAGTCGTTCCTTATTACTCCCTGGCGAGTGGGTTCCTGACGGGAAAGTACCGTTCAGCCGCGGACACGAGCTCCGGTTCGAGCCCCCGGGCCAGCGGCGCCGCCGAATTCGCCGTGCCTGCGGGGCTCGCGATCATCGACGAACTCGAGAAGATCGGCAAGGCTCACGGTGCCAGTATCACCACGACGGCCCTGGCGTGGCTCGTCGCGAAGCCGACCATCGTCGCCCCGATCGCCAGTGCGAGCAAGCCCAGCCAGGTGCCCGACCTTCTGGCCGTGGCATCCGTCACCCTGACCCCCGACGAGGTCGCCTCCCTGGACGCCGTCTCGGCCTGGAAGCCCTGA
- a CDS encoding efflux RND transporter permease subunit — MHFLAVLSMKNRALIALITIVVAVFGGLALTSLKQELIPSIEFPQLVVITNYPGASPEVVNDDVSTPIEKAVQGVEGIDTTSATSSTNLSIINATFVYGTNLASAEQKMNQAISRIKSTLPDGLDPQVLSGSIGDLPVIQIAVTGGDTETLAAQVNASTLTDIEQVAGVRAAQLVGDVGKRVTITPDAAKLAANGLTTASIKTAIGTNGQLIPAGSLTEDGKTLSVQAGSKLATVADIQALPVPATTVGSAGSASAAAAAAGAPVVTIGDVATVELVSNPVTSISRVNGEPALTIAVTKLPAANTVDVSKGVRNLLPTLQSAIPGATFTVVFDQAPFIQQSIESLATEGLLGLFFAVVIILIFLMSVRSTIVTAISIPTSVLITFIGLQAANYSLNILTLGALTIAIGRVVDDSIVVIENIKRHLTSAESAGPINGARRSDVIIEAVREVATAITASTITTVAVFLPISFVQGTTGELFRPFALTVTIALLASLFVALTIVPVLAYWFLGSSRKPKKAKAKKALPEAAGSVATQAELSAAATLGTPADSGVSVDTVAGRPVRETLAVAGAALPGRRSRRASNVIEDEVPTALQRRYLPIIAWTLKHSVATLVVAVLILGGTIALLPFMKTNFLGSSGQNTLTITQTVPVGSSLATQDASAQKVEAALKDVAGIQTIQVSIGSSGSTLRDAFAGGGANSITYSITTDPNANQDELQATVRENVTAIPDVGQISVAASSGFGASSDITVDVTATNQADLQTASDALLASVSKLGAITQSSSNLAATRPYIAIAIDRTKATEAGLSEVALGTLVSNAMQPQTVGTIVIENHQYTIYIASDSTPTTQAELAALQITTTAGPVRLDSLATVAQTNGPDTITTSKGLRTATITATPASDNLGSASAEVSKAVADTALPAGAAASLGGATSSQSDAFSQLGIALLVAILIVYVVMVATFKSLLQPLLLLVSVPFAATGAIALQVISGIPLGVPSIIGVLMLIGIVVTNAIVLVDLVNQYRTRGLPVREALVQGASRRLRPILMTALATIFALIPMAIGLTGHGGFISQPLAIVVIGGLISSTILTLIVLPVLYNIVEGGRERRGIRREKRFADAQADAAAPARRLGPVLALPAGPTAGPDAEAPAPTTE, encoded by the coding sequence GTGCATTTTCTCGCCGTCTTGAGCATGAAGAACAGGGCGCTCATCGCCCTCATCACCATCGTCGTGGCGGTGTTCGGCGGCCTTGCACTCACCAGCCTCAAGCAGGAACTCATCCCCTCGATCGAGTTCCCCCAGCTGGTCGTCATCACCAACTATCCCGGCGCCTCGCCCGAAGTCGTCAACGACGACGTCAGCACACCCATCGAGAAAGCGGTACAGGGCGTCGAGGGGATCGACACCACCTCGGCCACGTCGAGCACGAACCTCTCCATCATCAATGCGACCTTCGTGTACGGCACCAACTTGGCCAGCGCCGAGCAGAAGATGAACCAGGCGATCAGCCGCATCAAGTCGACGCTGCCCGACGGCCTCGACCCGCAGGTTCTGAGCGGGAGCATCGGAGATCTGCCGGTCATCCAGATTGCGGTCACCGGCGGCGACACCGAGACGCTCGCCGCACAGGTCAACGCCAGCACCCTCACCGACATCGAGCAGGTGGCGGGTGTGCGTGCGGCACAGCTGGTCGGCGATGTCGGCAAACGAGTCACGATCACCCCGGATGCGGCCAAGCTAGCCGCCAACGGGCTCACCACGGCGTCGATCAAGACGGCCATCGGTACCAACGGCCAGCTCATCCCCGCTGGTTCGCTCACCGAAGACGGAAAGACGCTGTCTGTTCAGGCGGGCTCGAAGCTCGCGACCGTCGCCGACATCCAGGCCCTGCCCGTTCCGGCGACGACCGTCGGGTCGGCTGGGTCGGCGAGCGCTGCAGCCGCCGCGGCCGGTGCACCCGTCGTCACCATCGGAGACGTCGCGACCGTCGAACTCGTGTCGAACCCTGTCACCTCGATCTCGCGTGTGAACGGCGAGCCAGCGCTCACCATCGCCGTCACGAAGCTCCCGGCCGCCAACACCGTCGATGTCTCCAAGGGCGTGCGGAACCTGCTGCCCACGTTGCAGTCGGCCATCCCCGGGGCCACCTTCACTGTGGTGTTCGACCAGGCACCATTCATCCAGCAGTCCATCGAATCCCTGGCCACTGAAGGCCTGCTCGGGCTGTTCTTCGCCGTCGTGATCATTCTGATCTTCCTCATGTCGGTACGGTCGACCATCGTCACGGCGATCTCGATTCCCACCTCGGTGCTCATCACATTCATCGGCCTGCAGGCGGCCAACTACTCGCTGAACATCCTGACCCTCGGCGCTCTCACCATCGCCATCGGGCGTGTGGTCGACGACTCGATCGTGGTCATCGAGAACATCAAGAGGCACCTGACATCGGCCGAATCGGCCGGGCCGATCAACGGCGCCAGACGCAGCGACGTCATCATCGAGGCTGTTCGCGAGGTCGCCACAGCGATCACTGCGTCGACCATCACGACGGTTGCGGTGTTCCTGCCCATATCGTTCGTGCAAGGCACGACCGGTGAGCTGTTCCGCCCGTTCGCCCTCACCGTGACGATCGCGCTGCTCGCCTCCCTGTTCGTCGCCCTCACGATCGTGCCCGTGCTCGCGTACTGGTTCCTCGGCAGCTCCCGCAAACCGAAGAAGGCCAAGGCGAAGAAGGCCCTCCCGGAGGCCGCCGGCTCGGTGGCAACGCAGGCCGAACTCAGTGCTGCGGCTACGCTCGGGACCCCTGCCGACTCCGGGGTCTCCGTCGACACGGTGGCTGGTCGCCCGGTTCGCGAGACGCTCGCCGTTGCTGGTGCCGCCCTGCCGGGCCGTCGCTCGCGCCGCGCGTCGAACGTCATCGAAGACGAAGTGCCCACGGCGCTGCAACGCCGGTACCTGCCGATCATCGCGTGGACCCTCAAGCACTCTGTTGCAACCCTTGTCGTCGCCGTGCTCATCCTGGGCGGCACCATCGCCCTCCTGCCGTTCATGAAGACCAACTTCCTCGGCTCCAGTGGCCAGAACACCCTGACCATCACGCAGACCGTACCCGTGGGGTCGAGCCTTGCGACCCAGGACGCGTCGGCCCAGAAGGTCGAGGCTGCGCTCAAAGATGTCGCGGGCATCCAGACCATCCAGGTCTCGATCGGCTCGAGCGGCAGCACGCTGCGCGACGCCTTCGCTGGCGGTGGAGCGAACTCGATCACCTACTCGATCACCACCGACCCCAACGCCAACCAGGACGAACTCCAGGCCACCGTGCGTGAGAACGTCACAGCCATCCCCGACGTCGGCCAGATCTCTGTGGCGGCGTCGAGCGGCTTCGGAGCCTCCTCGGACATCACCGTCGACGTCACCGCAACGAACCAGGCTGACCTGCAGACTGCTTCGGATGCCCTGCTCGCTTCGGTCTCGAAGCTCGGCGCCATCACCCAGAGTTCGAGCAACCTCGCCGCAACCAGGCCCTACATCGCCATCGCCATCGACCGGACCAAGGCGACCGAGGCCGGGCTCAGCGAGGTCGCCCTCGGAACGCTGGTCTCGAATGCCATGCAGCCGCAGACGGTGGGCACGATCGTGATCGAGAACCACCAATACACGATCTACATCGCGAGCGACTCCACGCCGACGACGCAGGCAGAGCTCGCCGCCTTGCAGATCACGACCACGGCAGGCCCGGTGCGCCTGGACTCCCTTGCCACGGTTGCCCAGACCAACGGGCCAGACACCATCACCACCAGCAAGGGACTGCGAACCGCCACCATAACGGCGACTCCGGCGAGCGACAACCTGGGTTCGGCGAGCGCCGAGGTGTCGAAGGCTGTCGCAGACACCGCACTTCCCGCCGGAGCCGCAGCCAGCCTCGGCGGCGCGACTTCCAGCCAGAGCGACGCGTTCAGCCAGTTGGGAATCGCACTGCTGGTGGCCATCCTGATCGTCTACGTCGTGATGGTCGCGACCTTCAAGAGCCTTCTGCAGCCGCTGTTGCTGCTCGTCTCTGTGCCGTTCGCCGCCACCGGCGCGATCGCCCTCCAGGTGATCTCAGGCATTCCCCTCGGCGTGCCGTCGATCATCGGTGTGCTGATGCTCATCGGTATCGTCGTGACGAACGCCATCGTGCTCGTCGACCTCGTCAACCAGTACCGAACGCGAGGGCTGCCCGTACGTGAAGCGCTCGTGCAGGGTGCCTCGCGCAGGCTCCGACCGATTCTGATGACGGCGCTGGCCACGATCTTCGCGCTCATACCCATGGCCATCGGCCTCACCGGGCACGGCGGGTTCATCTCGCAGCCGCTGGCGATCGTGGTGATCGGGGGACTGATCTCCTCGACGATCCTCACGCTGATCGTTCTGCCAGTTCTCTACAACATCGTCGAGGGCGGCCGAGAGCGCCGGGGCATCAGGCGCGAGAAGCGGTTCGCAGATGCCCAGGCCGACGCGGCCGCACCCGCACGCCGGCTCGGCCCTGTGCTCGCCCTTCCCGCCGGCCCGACCGCCGGCCCGGATGCAGAGGCGCCCGCTCCCACCACGGAGTGA